In a single window of the Actinomycetota bacterium genome:
- a CDS encoding 1-acyl-sn-glycerol-3-phosphate acyltransferase, giving the protein MARDDAPWRPSRLAKVGKVAGSLERASAGAVRKVSSYGFPYRSPTVPRGVAVPREPSTLGADYDTDWARSVPARAARRVLAEGPVRAMITGLASPEVFGVDRLADLRRLDDDAPPLIFTPNHHSHLDTPLMAVCVPEPWRSKLVVAAAADYFFDTRWKAVLAALTLNAIPIDREATGRRSADMIRGLLEDGWSLVIYPEGGRSPDGWGQEWKGGAAYLSARTGAPVVPVFIDGTGALYGKGAKRPKAGTTKVVFGHPLRPGTDESTRRFSARIEAAVTALGDEALTDFWTARRRAHAGTSPKLTGPDYTGWRRQWELSERRRLGTAGVRRRQRRRWPDLGD; this is encoded by the coding sequence ATGGCTCGCGACGACGCCCCGTGGAGGCCGAGCCGCCTGGCGAAGGTGGGCAAGGTGGCGGGTTCGCTGGAGCGCGCCTCGGCGGGCGCGGTGCGCAAGGTGAGCTCCTACGGCTTCCCGTACCGGTCGCCGACGGTCCCCCGCGGGGTGGCAGTGCCGCGCGAGCCCTCGACGCTCGGCGCGGACTACGACACCGACTGGGCGCGCTCGGTCCCGGCGCGCGCCGCCCGGCGGGTGCTGGCCGAAGGGCCGGTGCGGGCGATGATCACCGGACTCGCCAGCCCGGAGGTGTTCGGCGTCGATCGCCTGGCCGACCTGCGCCGGCTCGACGACGACGCCCCGCCGCTGATCTTCACGCCGAACCACCACTCGCACCTCGACACCCCGCTGATGGCGGTGTGCGTCCCCGAGCCGTGGCGCTCCAAGCTGGTCGTCGCCGCTGCGGCCGACTACTTCTTCGACACCCGCTGGAAGGCGGTGCTGGCCGCACTCACGCTGAACGCGATCCCGATCGATCGCGAGGCCACCGGGAGGCGGTCAGCCGACATGATCAGGGGCCTCCTCGAAGACGGCTGGAGCCTCGTGATCTACCCGGAGGGGGGCCGCTCTCCCGACGGCTGGGGCCAGGAGTGGAAGGGTGGCGCGGCTTACTTGTCGGCGCGCACCGGGGCGCCGGTGGTGCCGGTCTTCATCGACGGCACCGGCGCGCTCTACGGCAAGGGTGCCAAGCGCCCGAAGGCAGGGACGACGAAGGTGGTGTTCGGCCACCCGCTGCGACCCGGCACCGACGAGAGCACGCGCCGCTTCTCCGCGCGCATCGAGGCGGCGGTGACCGCGCTCGGCGACGAGGCACTGACCGACTTCTGGACCGCGCGACGCCGCGCCCATGCCGGCACCAGCCCGAAGTTGACCGGCCCCGACTACACCGGCTGGCGCCGCCAGTGGGAGCTGTCCGAGCGCCGCCGCTTGGGCACGGCCGGAGTCCGCCGGCGTCAACGCCGGCGCTGGCCCGACCTCGGAGACTGA
- a CDS encoding LysM peptidoglycan-binding domain-containing protein gives MRAHRTRSLRSVVGVGFVGIVGIVGLTACGGGGSEASSTTLKPLTSTAYVTTPPLVSSTVDPSNTVPPERQYTVQSGDYLYAIAEAFGVKAEDIASYNSWTDGVRHPLNPGDVVKIPPGGTTPTTDPTTESAAPSSDSTPSTPTTVPPDSQGTYTVEEGDFLYGIAEKFGTTAEAIATANGWTDGVNHSIFAGDVIVIPAKSE, from the coding sequence GTGCGCGCGCATCGAACTCGTTCCCTCCGCTCCGTCGTCGGAGTCGGCTTCGTCGGCATCGTCGGCATCGTCGGGCTGACAGCCTGCGGGGGCGGCGGTTCCGAGGCCTCGAGCACCACCTTGAAGCCGCTCACGTCGACCGCGTACGTCACCACTCCGCCGCTCGTGTCGAGCACCGTCGATCCGTCGAACACGGTCCCGCCCGAGCGTCAGTACACCGTGCAGTCGGGCGACTACTTGTACGCGATCGCTGAGGCCTTCGGCGTGAAGGCGGAGGACATTGCGAGCTACAACAGCTGGACCGACGGCGTGCGCCACCCGCTGAACCCCGGCGACGTGGTGAAGATCCCGCCCGGGGGCACAACGCCGACGACCGACCCGACGACCGAGTCGGCCGCGCCGTCGTCTGACTCGACGCCCTCTACCCCGACCACCGTCCCACCGGATTCCCAGGGCACGTACACGGTCGAGGAGGGCGACTTCCTCTACGGGATCGCGGAGAAGTTCGGCACGACCGCCGAGGCGATCGCCACGGCCAACGGCTGGACCGACGGGGTGAACCACAGCATCTTCGCCGGCGACGTGATCGTCATCCCGGCAAAGAGCGAGTAG
- a CDS encoding glutamate synthase subunit beta translates to MGEVTGFLQWDREMPSRRPVPVRLRDWSEVYEDFGVDRITRQAGRCMDCGIPFCNNGCPLGNLIPDWNDLVYRDHWRDAFDRLHATNNFPEFTGRLCPAPCEAACVLGINADPVTIKQVEVEIIDRAWDEGWVTPHVPAVRTGKRVAVIGSGPAGLAAAQQLTRAGHDVLVLERADRVGGLLRYGIPEFKLEKRHVDRRLAQMEAEGTEFRTGAIVGVSVDVEVLLASHDALVLACGATQWRDLPVPGRELNGIFQAMEYLPLANRVQQGDIDSSPIDVAGKHVVIIGGGDTGADCLGTAHRQGAASVTQLEILARPPDARAPDNPWPQWSQVFRVSSAHEEGGDRVYSVNTERFLDDGDGNVRALLIHEVELVDGRFEKIAGTERELPADFVFLAMGFVGPERGSWLDQLGVAFDQRGNVARGQDYQTNVPGVFVAGDMGRGQSLIVWAIAEGRSCAAGVDRYLTGSSTLPRPVNPTDRPLM, encoded by the coding sequence ATGGGTGAGGTGACGGGTTTCCTGCAATGGGACCGCGAGATGCCGTCGCGGCGCCCGGTCCCGGTGCGCCTGCGCGACTGGTCGGAGGTGTACGAGGACTTCGGGGTCGACCGGATCACACGCCAGGCCGGGCGTTGCATGGACTGCGGGATCCCGTTCTGCAACAACGGCTGCCCGCTAGGCAACCTGATCCCCGACTGGAACGACCTCGTCTACCGCGATCACTGGCGCGACGCGTTCGACCGCCTGCATGCCACCAACAACTTCCCCGAGTTCACCGGCCGGCTGTGTCCGGCGCCGTGCGAAGCGGCGTGCGTGCTCGGGATCAACGCCGACCCGGTGACGATCAAGCAGGTCGAGGTGGAGATCATCGACCGCGCCTGGGACGAGGGGTGGGTGACCCCCCACGTGCCAGCGGTGCGCACCGGCAAGCGGGTCGCCGTGATCGGCTCTGGCCCGGCGGGCCTGGCCGCTGCCCAGCAGCTCACCCGCGCCGGTCACGACGTGCTCGTGCTCGAGCGCGCCGATCGGGTCGGCGGGTTGCTGCGCTACGGGATCCCCGAGTTCAAGCTGGAGAAGCGCCACGTCGACCGGCGCCTCGCCCAGATGGAGGCCGAGGGCACCGAGTTCCGCACCGGTGCCATCGTCGGCGTGAGTGTCGACGTCGAGGTGCTGCTCGCCTCCCACGATGCCTTGGTGCTCGCCTGCGGAGCCACGCAGTGGCGTGACCTGCCCGTGCCCGGGCGTGAGCTGAACGGGATCTTCCAGGCGATGGAGTACCTCCCGCTCGCGAACAGGGTGCAACAGGGCGACATCGACAGCTCGCCGATCGACGTGGCCGGCAAGCACGTGGTGATCATCGGCGGCGGGGACACCGGCGCGGACTGCCTCGGCACCGCGCACCGTCAGGGGGCGGCGTCGGTGACCCAGCTCGAGATCCTGGCCAGGCCGCCCGACGCGCGAGCGCCGGACAACCCCTGGCCGCAGTGGAGTCAGGTGTTCCGGGTGTCGTCCGCGCACGAAGAAGGCGGCGACCGCGTCTACTCGGTCAACACCGAGCGCTTCTTGGACGACGGCGACGGCAACGTCCGCGCGCTCTTGATCCACGAGGTCGAGCTCGTCGACGGCAGGTTCGAAAAGATCGCGGGCACCGAGCGTGAGCTGCCTGCCGACTTCGTGTTCTTGGCGATGGGCTTCGTCGGCCCAGAGCGCGGATCCTGGCTCGACCAGCTCGGCGTCGCGTTCGACCAGCGCGGCAACGTCGCCCGGGGCCAGGACTACCAGACGAACGTGCCGGGGGTGTTCGTGGCCGGCGACATGGGCAGGGGTCAGAGCCTGATCGTCTGGGCCATCGCCGAGGGGCGGTCCTGCGCGGCAGGCGTCGACCGCTACCTGACGGGTTCCAGCACCCTGCCGCGCCCGGTGAATCCCACCGATCGTCCACTGATGTGA